Proteins encoded in a region of the Oncorhynchus gorbuscha isolate QuinsamMale2020 ecotype Even-year linkage group LG16, OgorEven_v1.0, whole genome shotgun sequence genome:
- the LOC124000141 gene encoding ER lumen protein-retaining receptor 3-like: protein MNIFRLAGDVSHIVAIIILLVKIWRSKSCAGISGKSQVLFALVFTTRYLDLFTSLISIYNTVMKVVFLALAYATVYLIYMRFRSTFNSESDSFRVEFLLVPVAGLSFLENYAFAPLEILWTFSIYLESVAILPQLFMITKTGEAESITTHYLFFLGLYRALYLANWVWRYHTEGFFDQIAVVSGVVQTIFYCDFFYLYVTRVLRGSGKMSLPMPI from the exons ATGAATATCTTCCGTCTAGCCGGTGACGTGTCACATATCGTTGCTATCATCATTCTATTAGTGAAGATATGGAGGTCCAAATCCTGTGCTG GTATTTCTGGGAAGTCTCAGGTGCTTTTTGCATTAGTCTTCACTACAAGATACTTGGACCTGTTCACGAGCCTAATCTCCATCTACAACACAGTTATGAAG GTGGTGTTCCTGGCTTTGGCATATGCCACTGTGTACCTGATCTACATGCGCTTCAGGAGCACCTTCAACTCAGAGAGTGACTCATTCCGTGTTGAGTTCCTGCTTGTGCCTGTGGCTGGGCTTTCCTTCCTGGAAAACTATGCATTTGCCCCCCTGGAG ATCCTGTGGACCTTCTCCATCTACCTGGAGTCGGTGGCCATCTTGCCCCAGCTCTTCATGATCACCAAGACCGGCGAGGCAGAGTCCATCACCACCCACTACCTGTTCTTCCTGGGTCTCTACCGAGCCCTGTACCTGGCCAACTGGGTGTGGCGCTACCACACCGAGGGCTTCTTTGACCAGATTGCTGTGGTGTCCGGTGTGGTGCAGACGATTTTCTACTGTGACTTCTTCTACCTTTACGTTACCAGGG t